One Natrinema longum genomic window carries:
- a CDS encoding DUF4112 domain-containing protein, whose protein sequence is MTTDSAAPVRSELESLEGDLPAGVDEAAIKRMHVVARALDEGVRVPGTEFKIGLDPLVGILPGAGDAAAAAVSLYIVVESARMGVSRSTLVRMLANIGVDAVVGSVPLLGVLFDAVWKANKWNLRLALEDLADGSGESERGPETVTID, encoded by the coding sequence ATGACTACCGACTCAGCCGCTCCCGTTCGTTCGGAACTCGAGTCCCTCGAGGGCGACCTCCCCGCCGGCGTCGACGAGGCGGCTATCAAGCGGATGCACGTCGTCGCTCGCGCGCTCGACGAGGGGGTTCGCGTCCCGGGAACGGAGTTCAAGATCGGACTCGATCCCCTCGTCGGGATCCTGCCGGGGGCCGGCGATGCCGCTGCGGCGGCCGTCTCGCTGTACATCGTCGTCGAGTCCGCCCGCATGGGCGTTTCCCGGTCGACGCTGGTCCGCATGCTGGCGAACATCGGCGTCGACGCCGTCGTCGGCTCCGTTCCCCTTCTGGGCGTTCTCTTCGACGCCGTCTGGAAGGCGAACAAGTGGAACCTGCGACTGGCGCTCGAAGACCTCGCCGACGGGAGCGGCGAGTCGGAACGCGGACCCGAAACCGTAACGATCGACTGA
- a CDS encoding HalOD1 output domain-containing protein, with protein sequence MQTETTPADGTDDLRYDQPNDRYVFHHDSDGTATITTTIVHALASIAETDVSQGEFSLYDSVDPDALDRVFSPKADGTDRTGGHIAFTALEHEVYVYANGDVIIYPPAETPRTPTTN encoded by the coding sequence ATGCAGACGGAAACTACACCCGCAGACGGCACGGACGACCTCCGGTACGACCAGCCAAACGACCGCTACGTCTTCCACCACGACAGTGACGGTACTGCGACGATCACCACCACGATCGTCCACGCGCTCGCCTCGATCGCGGAGACCGACGTTTCACAGGGGGAGTTTTCCCTGTACGATAGCGTCGATCCCGACGCGCTCGATCGCGTCTTCAGCCCGAAGGCGGACGGGACCGACCGTACGGGGGGCCACATCGCGTTTACCGCCCTGGAGCACGAGGTGTACGTCTACGCGAACGGTGACGTTATCATCTACCCGCCCGCGGAGACGCCTCGGACACCCACTACCAACTGA
- a CDS encoding MTH1187 family thiamine-binding protein has translation MTVVALLSVAPVIEDSMAGEVAKAVDALEGYDVGYETNPMGTVIEAETTDELFAAAQAAHDAVDADRVSTVLKIDDKRTRDVDAARKVDVVEEHLGRPARSREE, from the coding sequence ATGACGGTAGTCGCGCTACTGAGCGTCGCACCGGTGATCGAGGACAGCATGGCCGGCGAGGTCGCGAAAGCGGTCGACGCCCTCGAGGGCTACGACGTCGGCTACGAGACGAACCCGATGGGGACGGTGATCGAAGCCGAGACGACGGACGAACTCTTCGCGGCCGCACAGGCGGCCCACGACGCCGTCGACGCCGACCGCGTGAGTACGGTCCTGAAGATCGACGACAAACGAACGCGGGACGTCGACGCAGCACGAAAGGTCGACGTCGTCGAAGAACACCTCGGTCGGCCGGCCCGAAGTCGCGAGGAGTGA
- the mch gene encoding methenyltetrahydromethanopterin cyclohydrolase produces the protein MESLNRMAIELVDEALDYAEELNIGGYDLENDATVLDFGLEFDGGIEAGLLLTEIQTAGMATPSYELGELGDASLPYVELSTDQPALSLLCSQKAGWELTTADFEGLGSGPARALVAKEEEFRRVGYTDAFDLTALAVETDEEPTESAAEQVAELAEVETSSVFLLAYRTASLAGSITNAARTAELATFRLAELGYDPLDIVSATGRAPVAPVAGDERTAIARTNDAIAYGGRAHLTVREDADLFDSVPSTAAEDHGRPFGAVFDDLDWDFGEVPSDLFAPAAVTIDVIGGPTYVHGETDEELLVDSFDL, from the coding sequence ATGGAAAGTCTCAATCGGATGGCGATCGAGCTGGTCGACGAGGCCCTCGATTACGCCGAGGAACTGAACATCGGCGGCTACGACCTCGAAAACGACGCGACGGTACTGGATTTCGGCCTCGAGTTCGACGGCGGTATCGAGGCCGGACTCCTGTTGACCGAGATCCAGACGGCTGGGATGGCGACGCCGAGCTACGAGCTCGGCGAGTTGGGCGATGCGTCCCTCCCGTACGTCGAACTCTCGACCGACCAGCCCGCGCTCTCGCTGCTGTGTTCCCAGAAGGCGGGCTGGGAGCTGACGACCGCAGACTTCGAGGGCCTGGGAAGCGGTCCCGCTCGAGCGCTGGTGGCCAAAGAAGAGGAGTTCCGGCGCGTCGGCTACACCGACGCTTTCGATCTGACCGCGTTGGCCGTCGAGACGGACGAGGAACCGACCGAATCCGCGGCCGAGCAGGTCGCCGAACTGGCGGAGGTCGAGACGAGCAGCGTCTTCCTGCTCGCCTACCGGACCGCGAGCCTCGCCGGTAGTATCACGAACGCCGCTCGAACCGCCGAGCTCGCGACGTTCCGGCTCGCCGAGTTGGGGTACGATCCTCTCGACATCGTCTCGGCGACCGGTCGCGCACCGGTCGCACCCGTTGCGGGCGACGAGCGGACGGCCATCGCGCGGACGAACGACGCGATCGCCTACGGCGGGCGCGCACACCTCACCGTCCGGGAGGACGCCGATCTCTTCGACTCGGTGCCGTCGACCGCCGCCGAGGATCACGGCCGGCCGTTCGGTGCGGTCTTCGACGATCTCGACTGGGATTTCGGGGAAGTTCCCTCGGACCTCTTCGCGCCCGCAGCGGTGACGATCGACGTGATCGGCGGTCCGACCTACGTCCACGGCGAGACTGACGAGGAGTTGCTCGTCGACTCCTTCGACCTGTAG
- a CDS encoding glutamate-5-semialdehyde dehydrogenase — MTETDIERDVDEAQTAALELAKRSDEERSEALHEIADAIEARTDEILAENETDVAEGERLLEDGEYTQALVDRLKLSESKIESIAEMVRSVAEQTDPLGKTLSARELDEDLELYKVAVPIGVVGTVFESRPDALVQIAALGLKSGNAVILKGGSEALHSNRILFEIIEEAAADAGIPDGWAQHIEAREDVDALLEMDDAIDLLMPRGSSEFVSYIQDNTSIPVLGHTEGICHVYVDAEADLSMAEDIAFDAKVQYPAVCNAVETLLVHEGVAEEFLPAIADRYESADVEIRGDEATREIADVETATDADWDTEYGDLIVSIRVVDSLETAIDHVTTHGSKHTESIVTEDADRASTFMRSLDSASVFHNASTRFADGYRFGLGAEVGISTGKIHARGPVGLEGLTTYKYHLEGDGQLVATYAGEDAKPFTHEAFDAEWSPGRLSDQ; from the coding sequence ATGACTGAGACCGACATCGAACGCGACGTCGACGAGGCACAGACCGCGGCCCTCGAGCTCGCGAAACGCTCCGACGAGGAGCGGAGCGAGGCGCTTCACGAGATCGCCGACGCGATCGAAGCCCGCACCGACGAGATCCTCGCCGAAAACGAGACGGATGTCGCCGAGGGCGAACGACTGCTCGAGGACGGCGAGTACACGCAGGCGCTGGTCGACCGGCTGAAGCTCTCCGAGTCGAAGATCGAGAGCATCGCGGAGATGGTCCGCAGCGTCGCCGAGCAGACGGACCCGCTCGGAAAGACGCTCTCGGCCAGAGAGCTCGACGAGGACCTCGAACTGTACAAGGTCGCCGTCCCGATCGGCGTCGTCGGAACGGTCTTCGAGTCCCGGCCCGACGCGCTCGTCCAGATCGCCGCACTCGGCCTGAAGTCGGGGAACGCGGTCATCCTCAAGGGCGGCAGCGAGGCGCTGCATTCGAACCGAATCCTCTTCGAGATCATCGAGGAGGCCGCGGCCGACGCCGGGATCCCCGACGGCTGGGCCCAACACATCGAGGCCCGCGAGGACGTCGACGCCCTGCTCGAGATGGACGACGCTATCGACCTCCTCATGCCACGGGGCAGCTCCGAGTTCGTCAGCTATATTCAGGACAATACGAGCATCCCCGTTCTGGGCCACACGGAGGGGATCTGTCACGTCTACGTCGACGCCGAGGCCGACCTCTCGATGGCCGAAGACATCGCCTTCGACGCCAAGGTGCAGTATCCCGCGGTCTGTAACGCCGTCGAGACGCTGCTGGTCCACGAGGGCGTCGCCGAGGAGTTCCTGCCCGCGATCGCCGACCGCTACGAGAGCGCCGACGTCGAAATCCGCGGTGACGAGGCCACTCGCGAGATCGCCGACGTCGAGACCGCGACCGACGCGGACTGGGACACCGAGTACGGCGATCTGATCGTCTCGATCCGGGTCGTCGACTCGCTCGAGACCGCGATCGATCACGTCACGACCCACGGCTCGAAACACACGGAGTCGATCGTCACCGAGGACGCCGACCGCGCGAGCACGTTCATGCGCAGCCTCGACTCGGCGAGCGTCTTCCACAACGCCTCGACCCGCTTTGCCGACGGCTACCGATTCGGCCTCGGTGCCGAGGTCGGGATCAGTACGGGCAAGATCCACGCCCGCGGCCCCGTGGGCCTCGAGGGGCTGACCACCTACAAGTACCACCTGGAGGGTGACGGCCAGCTCGTCGCCACCTACGCCGGCGAGGACGCCAAACCGTTCACTCACGAGGCGTTCGACGCCGAGTGGTCGCCCGGCCGGCTCTCGGACCAGTAG
- the proB gene encoding glutamate 5-kinase, whose amino-acid sequence MSKGLEEAAVAEARRLAADADRVIVKAGTNSLTDADSNLDDEKLDKLVDDIEDLLSRGKQVILVSSGAVGAGLGRIAQGSETLEETQALSTVGQSTLMHRYTESFARYDRKVAQLLLTQHDLENPERFTNFRNTVETLLDWGVVPIINENDAVATEELRIGDNDMLSAAATMGVDADLLVTLTDVGGVYTGNPKEDPDAERIEAVGRNYDTVQDIISESTTDGFGGIQTKVEGARDVSEHGVPAVIAKSTEPDVLAKIATAKPVGTIFVPINGVSDD is encoded by the coding sequence ATGAGTAAGGGGCTCGAGGAGGCGGCCGTCGCAGAGGCACGACGGCTGGCGGCCGACGCCGATCGCGTGATCGTCAAGGCGGGGACGAACTCCCTCACCGACGCGGACTCCAACCTGGACGACGAGAAACTCGACAAACTCGTCGACGACATCGAGGACCTCCTCTCGCGGGGCAAGCAGGTGATCCTCGTTTCGTCGGGCGCAGTCGGAGCCGGGCTGGGGCGGATCGCACAGGGTAGCGAGACCCTCGAGGAGACCCAGGCCCTCTCGACGGTCGGTCAGAGTACCCTCATGCACCGCTATACCGAGAGTTTCGCGCGATACGATCGGAAAGTGGCCCAGCTCCTCCTGACCCAGCACGACCTCGAGAACCCCGAGCGATTCACGAACTTCCGAAACACCGTCGAGACGTTGTTGGACTGGGGCGTCGTCCCGATCATCAACGAGAACGACGCCGTCGCGACCGAGGAGCTCAGGATCGGTGACAACGACATGCTCTCGGCGGCGGCGACGATGGGCGTCGACGCGGACCTGCTGGTCACGCTGACCGACGTCGGCGGCGTCTACACCGGGAACCCGAAGGAGGATCCCGACGCCGAGCGCATCGAGGCCGTCGGCCGCAACTACGATACGGTTCAGGACATCATCTCCGAGAGTACGACCGACGGGTTCGGTGGTATCCAGACGAAAGTCGAGGGGGCACGCGACGTCAGCGAACACGGGGTTCCGGCCGTCATCGCGAAGTCGACCGAGCCCGACGTGCTCGCGAAGATCGCTACTGCCAAACCCGTGGGGACCATATTCGTCCCCATCAACGGTGTGAGCGATGACTGA
- the proC gene encoding pyrroline-5-carboxylate reductase — MVQTSVIGCGNMGSALIKGLWRAGNHTVIACDLDPDALESVADYVDRTTADVSEAADADVVVVAVKPDIVGAVLDDLDLSPEQTLLTIAAGVSTDYVEARTDANVVRIMPNLAAETGDMAAAVAGDDVPDEVLELLDDVGEFAEIDENQMDIATAVNGSGPAFVFYLIQAMAEAGVDGGLEADDAETLAAQTFKGAAETVLRSERSVDDLIDAVCSPNGTTIEGMEVLWDSEAKADVVEAVTAAEERSAEIAAEFNDE; from the coding sequence ATGGTACAGACGAGCGTTATCGGTTGTGGCAACATGGGGAGCGCCCTGATCAAGGGCCTCTGGCGGGCCGGGAACCACACGGTGATCGCGTGTGATCTCGATCCCGACGCACTCGAGTCGGTCGCTGACTACGTCGACCGGACGACGGCGGACGTCTCGGAGGCGGCCGACGCCGACGTGGTGGTCGTCGCGGTGAAACCGGACATCGTCGGCGCGGTGTTGGACGATCTCGATCTCTCGCCCGAGCAGACACTGCTGACCATCGCTGCGGGCGTCTCGACGGACTACGTCGAAGCGCGGACCGACGCGAACGTCGTCCGAATCATGCCGAACCTCGCGGCCGAGACGGGCGATATGGCGGCGGCGGTGGCCGGTGACGACGTTCCCGACGAAGTACTCGAACTGCTCGACGATGTCGGCGAGTTCGCAGAGATCGACGAGAATCAGATGGACATCGCGACCGCGGTCAACGGGAGCGGCCCCGCCTTCGTCTTCTATCTCATCCAGGCGATGGCCGAAGCGGGCGTCGATGGCGGTCTCGAGGCCGACGACGCCGAGACGCTGGCCGCACAGACGTTCAAAGGGGCGGCCGAGACCGTCCTCCGCTCGGAGCGGAGCGTCGACGACCTGATCGACGCCGTCTGTTCCCCCAACGGGACGACCATCGAAGGGATGGAAGTCCTCTGGGACAGCGAGGCCAAGGCGGACGTCGTCGAGGCGGTAACGGCGGCCGAAGAACGCTCCGCGGAGATCGCGGCCGAATTCAACGATGAGTAA
- a CDS encoding TMEM165/GDT1 family protein, with product MTGWLEILVAAFVLQLSVLPGEKVQFIIAALATRYDPRIVVAAAASAFAGWTVLEILFGAAIQGVLPPVYLDAVTAGLFLLFAALLVRSAPETSAQPAVANGGAATADAIDISIFGYDVPPYLRGFVPIFALMAVGEFGDKTQLVTIGLAVQYGAHPAIWAGEMLAIVPVSAANAYFFDRFSHRFDARLAHLAGAGLFLFFGLDTVLQILTGISVWETIIEAISSVLLGLR from the coding sequence ATGACCGGCTGGCTCGAGATCCTCGTCGCCGCGTTCGTCCTGCAGCTGTCGGTGCTCCCCGGCGAGAAGGTGCAGTTCATCATCGCGGCGCTGGCGACACGATACGATCCTCGGATCGTGGTCGCCGCCGCGGCGAGTGCCTTCGCCGGCTGGACGGTCCTCGAGATCCTCTTCGGGGCGGCGATCCAGGGCGTGTTACCGCCCGTCTACCTCGACGCGGTCACGGCGGGGTTGTTCTTGCTCTTTGCGGCGTTGCTCGTCAGGTCGGCCCCCGAGACGAGCGCGCAACCGGCGGTGGCAAACGGCGGCGCGGCGACGGCCGACGCGATCGATATTTCGATCTTCGGTTACGACGTGCCGCCGTACCTCCGCGGGTTCGTCCCGATCTTCGCCCTGATGGCTGTCGGGGAGTTCGGTGACAAGACACAGCTCGTCACGATCGGGCTCGCGGTGCAGTACGGGGCTCACCCCGCGATCTGGGCCGGCGAGATGCTCGCGATCGTGCCCGTGAGCGCGGCCAATGCCTACTTCTTCGATCGGTTTTCCCACCGCTTCGACGCCAGACTGGCCCACCTCGCCGGCGCGGGGCTCTTCCTCTTTTTCGGGCTCGATACCGTGTTGCAGATCCTGACGGGGATCTCGGTCTGGGAGACGATCATCGAGGCGATCTCCTCGGTGCTTCTCGGACTCCGCTAA
- a CDS encoding GTPBP1 family GTP-binding protein codes for MSRDRALLERALDRGEQDGGNIEFKERLSRDVHLEGGRRESLAAQLRHRLLSGDGEATYVVGVTDDGGLAGVDPDTFSETMDVLSLLAEEADAHIEDVQTWGINDGLVGVAQVREGGVLETDDEHVVVGTAGHVDHGKSTLVGSLVTGKPDDGDGATRAFLDVQPHEVERGLSADLSYAVYGFDDEGPVRVRNPNRKADRAEVVQEADRLVSFVDTVGHEPWLRTTIRGLVGQKLDYGLLVVAADDGPTRTTREHLGVLLATDLPTIVAITKTDTVDEERIEEVEREVEGLLREVDKSPLRVARHGIDAAVEEVSERVVPIVETSAITMDGLETLDELFDRLPKTSQDTGEFRMYVDRSYSVTGVGAVASGTVMAGEVEAGDELLIGPMADGRFQEVEVRSIEMHYHRVDQAQAGRIVGIALKGIKESAIERGMVLLPRDADPDPVREFEAEVMVLNHPTRIGEGYEPVVHLETIGEAAAFYPENGRLLPGDTGKTTVEFKFRPYLVEEGQKFVFREGRSKGVGTVTDVSPME; via the coding sequence ATGAGCCGTGACCGGGCCCTCCTCGAGCGGGCCCTGGACCGTGGCGAACAGGACGGTGGTAACATCGAGTTCAAGGAACGACTGTCACGAGACGTCCACCTCGAGGGTGGGCGACGGGAGAGCCTGGCCGCGCAACTGCGACACCGCCTCCTTTCGGGCGACGGCGAGGCGACCTACGTCGTCGGCGTCACCGACGACGGCGGCCTGGCCGGGGTCGATCCCGACACGTTCTCCGAGACGATGGACGTCCTTTCGCTCCTCGCGGAGGAGGCCGACGCCCACATCGAAGACGTCCAGACCTGGGGCATCAACGACGGGCTGGTCGGCGTCGCACAGGTCCGGGAGGGAGGTGTCCTCGAGACGGACGACGAACACGTCGTCGTCGGAACCGCGGGCCACGTCGACCACGGGAAGAGTACCCTCGTGGGATCGCTCGTCACGGGCAAGCCCGACGACGGGGACGGCGCGACCCGCGCGTTCCTCGATGTCCAGCCCCACGAGGTCGAACGGGGCCTCTCCGCCGATCTGTCCTACGCCGTCTACGGCTTCGACGACGAGGGGCCGGTCCGGGTCCGGAACCCGAATCGTAAGGCCGACCGCGCGGAAGTCGTACAGGAAGCCGATCGGCTCGTTTCGTTCGTCGACACCGTGGGCCACGAGCCGTGGCTCCGAACGACGATTCGCGGGCTCGTCGGGCAGAAACTCGACTACGGCCTGCTGGTCGTCGCCGCCGACGACGGGCCGACGCGAACGACTCGAGAGCACCTCGGCGTGTTGCTCGCGACCGACCTCCCGACGATCGTCGCGATCACGAAGACGGACACGGTCGACGAGGAGCGCATCGAGGAAGTCGAACGCGAGGTCGAAGGGCTCCTCCGTGAGGTCGACAAGTCGCCGCTGCGGGTCGCTCGCCACGGCATCGATGCCGCCGTCGAGGAGGTCAGCGAGCGGGTCGTCCCGATCGTCGAAACCAGCGCGATCACCATGGACGGCCTCGAGACGCTCGACGAACTGTTCGACCGGCTCCCCAAGACCTCCCAGGATACCGGCGAGTTCCGAATGTACGTCGACCGCAGCTACTCGGTCACGGGCGTCGGCGCGGTCGCCTCGGGAACGGTGATGGCCGGCGAGGTCGAGGCCGGGGACGAACTCCTGATCGGGCCGATGGCCGACGGCCGCTTCCAGGAGGTCGAGGTCCGGTCGATCGAGATGCACTACCACCGGGTCGACCAGGCCCAGGCGGGCCGGATCGTCGGCATCGCACTCAAAGGCATCAAAGAGAGCGCGATCGAGCGCGGCATGGTCTTGCTGCCTCGAGACGCCGACCCCGATCCGGTCCGGGAGTTCGAGGCCGAAGTCATGGTGCTCAACCATCCCACCCGAATCGGTGAGGGGTACGAACCCGTCGTCCACCTCGAGACGATCGGCGAGGCCGCCGCCTTCTATCCCGAGAACGGCCGCCTGCTGCCGGGCGATACTGGCAAGACCACCGTCGAGTTCAAGTTCCGACCGTATCTCGTCGAGGAGGGTCAGAAGTTCGTTTTCCGAGAGGGTCGCAGCAAGGGCGTCGGGACGGTGACCGACGTCTCGCCGATGGAGTGA
- the pyrF gene encoding orotidine-5'-phosphate decarboxylase, whose amino-acid sequence MNFFDRLHDRIRTVDSVVSVGLDPDPSRIPDHLQSRDLPRWAFNRRIIDATHEHAAVFKPNAAFYEDPDGWAALEETVAYAHGKDVPVLLDAKRADIGNTTRQYAQLLETVDAITVNPYMGRDSLQPFLADEESGVFVLCRTSNPGGADIQDLELETGEPVYERVAALADLWNENDNVGLVVGATQPEELAEVREQVPDLPFLVPGIGAQGGDAEAAVEYGLADGVGLVNSSRGIIFAGEDSEEFASASGQAAKRLKERLNQYR is encoded by the coding sequence ATGAACTTCTTCGATCGCTTGCACGACCGCATCCGAACGGTCGACAGCGTCGTCTCGGTTGGCCTCGATCCAGATCCGTCGCGGATTCCCGACCACCTGCAATCACGCGACCTTCCCCGGTGGGCGTTCAACCGCCGCATCATCGACGCGACCCACGAACACGCCGCCGTCTTCAAGCCGAACGCGGCCTTCTACGAGGATCCCGACGGCTGGGCCGCCCTCGAGGAAACCGTCGCCTACGCCCACGGCAAAGACGTCCCCGTCCTGCTGGACGCCAAACGCGCCGACATCGGCAACACGACCAGACAGTACGCACAGCTGCTCGAGACGGTCGACGCGATCACCGTCAATCCCTACATGGGACGGGACTCCCTGCAGCCGTTTCTGGCCGACGAAGAGTCGGGCGTCTTCGTTCTCTGCCGGACCTCGAACCCGGGCGGGGCCGACATCCAGGACCTCGAACTCGAGACGGGCGAACCCGTCTACGAGCGCGTCGCGGCGCTGGCGGATCTCTGGAACGAGAACGACAACGTCGGGCTCGTCGTCGGCGCGACCCAGCCCGAAGAGCTCGCGGAAGTGCGCGAGCAGGTGCCGGACCTCCCCTTCCTCGTTCCCGGCATCGGCGCGCAGGGGGGCGACGCCGAGGCGGCCGTCGAGTACGGCCTGGCCGACGGCGTCGGACTGGTCAACTCCTCGCGAGGAATCATCTTCGCGGGCGAAGATAGCGAGGAGTTCGCCAGCGCTAGCGGCCAGGCCGCAAAGCGGCTCAAAGAGCGGCTGAATCAGTATCGGTAG
- a CDS encoding VOC family protein, with amino-acid sequence MADLSAHHVGITVSDLEETLAFYRDVLGLPVADRFGVGGEAFSDAVGVEGASADFAHLEADGTRIELVEYEPEARGSPAAGLNQPGATHVGLSVDDLEAFADALPADVPTISGPRTTESGTTIMFLRDPEGNLIEVLEPSQ; translated from the coding sequence ATGGCAGATCTCAGTGCCCATCACGTCGGTATCACCGTCTCGGACCTCGAGGAGACGCTCGCGTTCTACCGGGACGTCCTCGGACTCCCGGTCGCCGATCGGTTCGGCGTCGGCGGCGAGGCGTTTTCCGACGCCGTCGGTGTCGAGGGTGCAAGCGCCGACTTCGCCCATCTCGAGGCTGACGGAACCCGGATCGAACTCGTCGAATACGAGCCCGAGGCGCGGGGCTCCCCGGCGGCGGGGCTCAATCAACCGGGCGCAACGCACGTCGGCCTCTCGGTCGACGATCTCGAGGCGTTCGCCGATGCCCTCCCCGCAGACGTTCCGACGATCAGCGGCCCCCGGACGACGGAAAGCGGGACGACGATCATGTTCCTGCGCGATCCCGAAGGGAACCTGATCGAAGTCCTCGAGCCGTCCCAGTAG
- a CDS encoding ring-cleaving dioxygenase — MPADIPGIHHVTAIGSDPRRNLEFYTETLGLRLVKRSVNQDDVSVYHLFYGDHGGSPGTSMTFFPYPDARQGRVGTGQASAVAFLIPERAVEFWTERLAAAGIDAEAYDRFGDTVVSVEDPDGLPLELVARADAPAGDPPKGPVPDEHAIRGFFGVTLSLATAGPTQEVLQTMGYSETGADGSRRRYESSGDLGYVVDILEEPQAPRGQPGAGTVHHVAFRTTAEDQPEWRDVLSGQGLRPTEIIDRKWFESVYVREHGGVLFEFATAEPGYTVDEDREALGERLVLPEWLEARRDEIEAGLPELSAAELADDE; from the coding sequence ATGCCCGCGGACATTCCCGGCATTCACCACGTAACTGCCATCGGCAGCGATCCCCGCCGCAACCTCGAGTTCTACACCGAGACGCTCGGACTCCGGCTGGTGAAACGAAGCGTGAATCAGGACGACGTCTCGGTCTACCACCTGTTCTACGGCGACCACGGTGGGAGCCCCGGAACGAGCATGACGTTCTTTCCCTATCCCGACGCCCGACAGGGGCGAGTCGGCACCGGTCAGGCCAGTGCGGTCGCCTTCCTGATTCCCGAGCGGGCAGTCGAGTTCTGGACGGAGCGGCTGGCAGCAGCCGGCATCGACGCCGAAGCATACGACCGGTTCGGCGACACCGTCGTTTCCGTCGAGGATCCGGATGGCCTCCCGCTCGAACTCGTCGCTCGAGCCGACGCACCTGCCGGTGATCCGCCCAAGGGGCCGGTTCCCGACGAGCACGCGATTCGGGGCTTCTTCGGCGTGACGCTGTCGCTGGCGACGGCCGGGCCGACCCAGGAAGTCCTGCAGACGATGGGGTACAGCGAAACCGGCGCGGACGGCAGCCGCCGCCGATACGAGAGCAGCGGTGATCTCGGATACGTCGTCGATATCCTCGAAGAGCCCCAGGCACCCCGGGGCCAGCCCGGTGCCGGGACCGTCCATCACGTGGCGTTCCGGACGACTGCGGAGGACCAGCCCGAGTGGCGTGACGTCCTGTCCGGACAGGGGCTCCGGCCGACCGAAATCATCGACCGGAAGTGGTTCGAATCCGTCTACGTCCGCGAACACGGCGGCGTTCTCTTCGAATTCGCCACCGCGGAGCCGGGGTATACGGTCGACGAGGACCGCGAGGCCCTCGGCGAGCGACTCGTCCTCCCCGAGTGGCTGGAAGCCCGACGCGACGAGATCGAAGCGGGACTGCCGGAGCTGTCGGCGGCGGAACTCGCCGACGACGAGTGA
- a CDS encoding MarR family transcriptional regulator, whose amino-acid sequence MTEQVVLTSTTAPAAVDDVPPSAKLVLTVLAHEGSLTQSQLAEETLLPTRTVRYAMNKLEDHDLVDSQISFSDARQHVYSLNTDRFADARQELQS is encoded by the coding sequence ATGACTGAACAGGTCGTCCTCACGTCGACAACCGCGCCGGCTGCCGTCGATGACGTTCCGCCGAGCGCCAAACTCGTGTTGACCGTCCTCGCACACGAGGGATCGCTGACGCAATCCCAACTCGCCGAGGAAACGTTGCTCCCGACTCGAACGGTTCGCTACGCGATGAACAAACTCGAGGACCACGACCTCGTGGACTCGCAGATCTCCTTTTCGGACGCCAGACAACACGTCTACTCCCTCAACACCGATCGCTTCGCGGACGCGAGACAGGAACTGCAGTCGTGA
- a CDS encoding haloacid dehalogenase type II, with amino-acid sequence MSFDPDRVTTITFDSYSTIVDVDAATQALADRVDDPEPVSTLWRYRSLEYTLVANYLDAYQPFYEMNRDALQYALDVFGVDITEDERDEILAVYHELEVFDDVRDGIERLRDGGYDCYVVSNGDPDMLSSMIDHADIDDLLADTISADEIATFKPAAELYRHAAARTGTPIDEMVHVTAIWYDVMGATHAGMQGVWADRKGRPWESVAGRPDLAVESFHELADALGV; translated from the coding sequence ATGTCGTTCGATCCTGACCGCGTCACGACGATCACGTTCGACTCTTACAGCACCATCGTCGACGTCGATGCGGCCACGCAGGCATTGGCCGATCGCGTCGACGACCCCGAGCCGGTATCGACTCTCTGGCGTTACCGGTCGCTCGAGTACACGCTCGTCGCGAACTATCTCGACGCCTACCAGCCGTTCTACGAGATGAACCGCGACGCGCTCCAGTACGCGCTGGACGTGTTCGGCGTCGACATCACCGAAGACGAACGCGACGAGATTCTGGCTGTCTACCACGAACTCGAGGTCTTCGACGACGTGCGAGACGGAATCGAGCGGCTTCGGGACGGTGGCTACGACTGTTATGTCGTCTCGAACGGCGACCCAGACATGCTGTCGTCGATGATCGACCACGCCGACATCGACGATCTCCTCGCGGACACGATCAGCGCTGACGAGATAGCGACGTTCAAACCCGCCGCCGAACTCTATCGTCACGCGGCCGCGAGGACCGGAACGCCGATCGACGAGATGGTCCACGTCACCGCCATCTGGTACGACGTCATGGGTGCCACACACGCCGGTATGCAGGGTGTGTGGGCCGATCGAAAGGGACGACCGTGGGAATCGGTCGCCGGTCGGCCGGATCTGGCCGTCGAATCGTTCCACGAGTTGGCCGACGCGCTCGGGGTGTGA